A stretch of Dyella sp. BiH032 DNA encodes these proteins:
- a CDS encoding Fe-Mn family superoxide dismutase, whose translation MAIELPPLPYEKNALEPNISAETLEFHYGKHHQAYVTNLNNLIKGTEFENAELVDIIKKSSGGVFNNAAQVWNHTFYWNSMRKPNKENAPSGKLADAINKAFGSFDKFKEEFSKSAVGNFGSGWTWLVQRPDGSLGIVNTSNAATPITGSDKPLFTVDVWEHAYYIDYRNARPKYVESFWELVNWEFAAKNLA comes from the coding sequence ATGGCGATCGAACTCCCCCCCCTGCCCTACGAAAAGAACGCGCTGGAACCGAACATTTCGGCCGAAACGCTGGAATTCCACTACGGCAAGCACCACCAGGCCTACGTGACCAATCTCAATAACCTGATCAAGGGCACGGAGTTCGAGAACGCAGAGCTGGTGGACATCATCAAGAAGTCGTCCGGCGGGGTGTTCAACAATGCCGCCCAGGTGTGGAACCACACCTTCTATTGGAACTCGATGCGCAAGCCGAACAAGGAGAATGCCCCCAGCGGCAAGCTCGCCGATGCCATCAACAAGGCGTTCGGCTCGTTCGACAAGTTCAAGGAAGAATTCAGTAAATCGGCTGTGGGCAACTTCGGCTCCGGCTGGACCTGGCTGGTGCAGCGCCCCGACGGATCGCTGGGCATCGTCAACACGTCTAATGCCGCCACGCCGATCACGGGGAGCGACAAGCCGCTCTTTACGGTCGACGTGTGGGAGCACGCCTACTACATTGATTACCGCAACGCTCGCCCGAAGTACGTCGAGTCGTTCTGGGAACTGGTGAACTGGGAATTTGCGGCCAAGAATCTGGCCTGA
- a CDS encoding 5-(carboxyamino)imidazole ribonucleotide synthase, producing MTARRQPVLGILGGGQLARMLALAAAPLGVKTLVVDSAPDACAAQVAPLLAADWTDYAALEGFAQQVDVVTFDFENVPAETAHWLAERAAVFPAPRALAVAQDRLAEKTLFRECGLDTPAFMAVDTRSDLDRALATIGAPAILKTRRLGYDGKGQFRIRSLVDADAAWAALGAQAAAHGLILEAFVPFDRELSVVAVRGRDGDFRTWPLTQNWHTDGVLSLSLAPAPEVGELQARATALARTLAERLSYVGVFALELFVKDGELLGNEMAPRVHNSGHWTIEGAFTSQFENHVRAVLGMPLGDTAARGLSAMFNWIGELPDAAPVLRTVDAHWHDYGKQPRPGRKVGHATVCAPDAAQMAERLRGIAQALARDQQADPAVRLLG from the coding sequence GTGACCGCACGACGCCAACCCGTGCTGGGCATCCTCGGTGGCGGCCAGCTGGCCCGCATGCTGGCGCTGGCGGCAGCACCGCTCGGGGTGAAGACTCTGGTCGTGGATAGCGCGCCCGATGCCTGTGCCGCGCAGGTTGCGCCGCTGCTGGCGGCGGATTGGACGGACTACGCCGCACTCGAAGGTTTCGCCCAGCAGGTGGACGTAGTCACCTTCGACTTCGAAAACGTGCCTGCCGAAACCGCGCATTGGCTGGCCGAGCGCGCCGCTGTCTTTCCGGCGCCGCGCGCCCTGGCGGTGGCGCAGGACCGGCTGGCCGAGAAGACCCTGTTCCGCGAATGCGGACTCGACACGCCGGCCTTCATGGCCGTCGATACGCGTTCCGATCTGGACCGCGCCCTGGCCACCATCGGCGCGCCGGCCATCCTGAAGACGCGCCGCCTCGGCTACGACGGCAAGGGGCAGTTCCGCATACGCAGTCTTGTCGACGCCGATGCCGCCTGGGCGGCCCTGGGCGCGCAGGCCGCGGCGCACGGCTTGATCCTCGAGGCCTTCGTGCCGTTCGACCGTGAGCTGTCGGTGGTCGCCGTGCGTGGCCGCGACGGCGATTTCCGCACCTGGCCGCTCACCCAGAACTGGCACACCGACGGCGTGCTCTCTTTGAGCCTGGCCCCGGCGCCGGAGGTGGGCGAACTGCAGGCGCGCGCGACGGCGCTGGCCCGCACGCTGGCGGAGCGGTTGTCGTACGTGGGCGTGTTCGCCTTGGAGCTATTCGTCAAGGACGGAGAGCTGCTAGGCAACGAGATGGCTCCGCGCGTGCACAACTCGGGGCATTGGACGATCGAGGGCGCGTTCACCAGCCAGTTCGAGAATCATGTGCGCGCCGTGCTCGGCATGCCGCTGGGCGATACCGCGGCGCGCGGCCTCTCGGCGATGTTCAACTGGATCGGCGAACTGCCCGACGCCGCCCCCGTGCTCCGCACGGTCGACGCGCATTGGCACGACTACGGCAAGCAGCCGCGCCCCGGCCGCAAGGTGGGGCACGCCACGGTCTGCGCGCCGGACGCTGCGCAGATGGCGGAACGCCTGCGCGGCATCGCTCAGGCGCTTGCGCGCGATCAGCAGGCGGATCCGGCGGTTCGATTGCTGGGCTGA
- the purE gene encoding 5-(carboxyamino)imidazole ribonucleotide mutase translates to MTSTAKAPLVGVVMGSRSDWETMEHAAGVLTELGVPHEVRVVSAHRTPDLLFRYAEEASARGIQVIVAGAGGAAHLPGMLAAKTRLPVLGVPVQSKALNGMDSLLSIAQMPAGIPVGTLAIGRAGAVNAGLLAAAVLALHDPALAAALDAYRARQTQSVLDHPDPRQ, encoded by the coding sequence ATGACTTCGACAGCCAAGGCGCCGCTGGTCGGCGTAGTGATGGGCTCCCGTTCCGATTGGGAGACCATGGAGCATGCGGCCGGCGTGCTGACCGAGCTGGGCGTGCCCCACGAGGTGCGGGTCGTCTCCGCGCACCGCACCCCTGACCTGCTGTTCCGTTACGCCGAGGAAGCTTCGGCAAGGGGTATTCAGGTCATCGTCGCCGGCGCCGGCGGCGCGGCGCATCTGCCGGGCATGCTGGCGGCCAAGACGCGGCTTCCGGTGCTCGGCGTGCCGGTGCAGTCCAAGGCATTGAACGGCATGGATTCCCTGCTCTCGATCGCGCAGATGCCGGCAGGCATCCCGGTCGGCACCCTGGCGATCGGTCGTGCCGGCGCGGTCAATGCGGGCCTGCTGGCGGCCGCCGTGCTTGCCCTGCACGATCCTGCGCTGGCCGCGGCGCTCGATGCCTACCGCGCACGCCAGACGCAGTCCGTGCTCGACCACCCGGACCCGCGACAGTGA
- a CDS encoding Trm112 family protein — protein sequence MDKRLLDILCCPVSKTPVRPLAKNELEALNAAIAQGQVDTVADARVETPLQDGLITVDRKVVYRIDDGIPVMLPEEGVGTTQLRDFPSAA from the coding sequence ATGGACAAGCGCCTGCTCGACATCCTCTGCTGTCCGGTCAGCAAGACCCCGGTCCGTCCGCTCGCCAAGAACGAGCTGGAGGCCCTGAATGCCGCCATTGCCCAGGGGCAGGTCGACACGGTGGCCGATGCCCGGGTGGAAACCCCACTGCAGGACGGCTTGATCACGGTCGACCGCAAGGTGGTCTACCGCATCGACGACGGCATTCCCGTGATGCTCCCCGAAGAGGGCGTGGGCACCACCCAGCTGCGGGATTTTCCCTCCGCCGCCTGA
- a CDS encoding DUF1631 domain-containing protein yields the protein MKDASEPSNIVSLSQRLDPSSERGGALLNTVRDIASRRLQLLVNGMFEHVDDALFDLAEKAENNAAQMHYFDGMREVRKRRPAVERAFLSTVSRGIADFVSQQRTQAGSGPVQLPIGTVELTLVADNELEESLAITSMIGKNETRLTRDLFAVNQRLSVIYGGVKVEDSNNPIAPASLTQAFRQAMRELSAEMRVKLIIYKLFDRYVLASLDELYQEVNAELVRAGVLPQLRHEVQRSGAAPAAAGQAAGATQGDELPAGDDAASNELLQTLRTLFSARRGGMPENLPVGGPLQVPTVNELIGALSVLQSQAASVGSPLPLRGGPSTASVMQEVAHLKEQLLAQIGSLRGERPGQVATMDEDTIDLVGMLFEFILEDRNLPTEMQVLLARLQIPYLKAAILDRRLFAHRQHPARRLLDSLADAAKGWSPESDRDHRLHDKVKSIVDSLLQEFDDDLTIFDRLNAELQDFQDQSRRRAELAEQRVAESTRGREKLEQARRRAAKEILTRIGDHALPPLIHGILSRAWANYMVLTILRQGEESSEFRDSLRFVNDFIASTRPARSLDERRTLRQMLPGIERSLRRGLANVAFQESDIERLLAQLHTYYRHQLGEQVAAADVQAVEEPTALPIPESIQPIAESEAMLASDEPEAAQETDIPELHVVQELKPGIWLEFTTEGDTIERAKLSWISPMSGRYLFVNRRGLKVADYSPHELAREIAGGRARILESTALFDRALDAIVGRLSQPAASA from the coding sequence ATGAAAGACGCCAGTGAGCCATCCAATATCGTCAGCCTTAGCCAGCGCCTGGACCCGTCCAGCGAGCGCGGGGGCGCGCTGTTGAACACCGTGCGTGACATCGCTTCACGGCGCCTGCAGCTGCTGGTCAACGGCATGTTCGAACATGTGGACGACGCACTGTTCGATCTGGCCGAGAAGGCCGAGAACAACGCTGCGCAGATGCACTATTTCGACGGCATGCGCGAAGTGCGCAAGCGTCGGCCGGCCGTCGAGCGCGCCTTCCTGAGCACGGTCTCCCGCGGCATCGCCGACTTCGTCTCCCAGCAGCGCACCCAGGCTGGCTCGGGACCCGTGCAACTGCCCATCGGCACGGTCGAACTCACCCTGGTGGCCGACAACGAGCTGGAAGAGTCGCTTGCGATCACCAGCATGATCGGCAAGAACGAGACGCGGCTCACCCGCGATCTGTTCGCGGTCAACCAACGCTTGTCGGTCATCTATGGCGGCGTCAAGGTCGAGGACTCGAACAATCCCATCGCGCCCGCATCGCTGACCCAGGCGTTCCGCCAGGCGATGCGCGAGCTGTCGGCGGAGATGCGCGTCAAGCTGATCATCTACAAGTTGTTCGATCGCTACGTGCTGGCCTCGCTCGACGAGCTTTACCAGGAAGTCAATGCCGAGCTGGTCCGCGCCGGGGTGCTGCCGCAGCTGCGCCACGAGGTACAGCGCAGTGGCGCGGCGCCCGCCGCTGCCGGCCAGGCGGCCGGAGCCACGCAGGGCGACGAGCTCCCGGCCGGAGACGACGCCGCCTCCAACGAACTGCTGCAAACCCTGCGCACGCTGTTCAGCGCCCGCCGCGGCGGCATGCCGGAAAACCTGCCGGTCGGCGGCCCGCTGCAGGTGCCGACGGTCAACGAACTCATCGGCGCCCTCAGCGTCCTGCAGAGCCAGGCCGCTTCGGTGGGCAGTCCCCTGCCCTTGCGCGGCGGTCCATCGACCGCGTCCGTGATGCAGGAAGTTGCCCACCTCAAGGAGCAGCTGCTGGCGCAGATCGGCTCGCTGCGCGGCGAGCGCCCGGGGCAGGTCGCGACGATGGACGAAGACACCATCGACCTCGTCGGCATGCTGTTCGAGTTCATTCTCGAAGACCGCAACCTGCCCACCGAAATGCAGGTGCTGCTCGCGCGACTGCAGATCCCGTACCTCAAGGCGGCCATTCTCGACCGCCGGCTGTTCGCCCATCGGCAACACCCGGCCCGCCGCCTGCTCGACAGCCTGGCGGACGCCGCCAAGGGCTGGTCGCCGGAGTCCGACCGCGACCACCGGCTGCACGACAAGGTGAAGTCCATCGTCGACTCCCTGCTGCAGGAGTTCGATGACGACCTGACCATCTTCGATCGGCTCAATGCGGAGCTGCAGGACTTCCAGGACCAGAGCCGCCGTCGCGCGGAGCTCGCGGAACAGCGCGTGGCCGAGTCCACCCGCGGCCGCGAGAAACTGGAACAGGCGCGTCGCCGCGCCGCGAAGGAGATCCTGACGCGCATCGGCGACCATGCGTTGCCGCCGCTGATCCACGGCATCCTGTCGCGCGCCTGGGCCAATTACATGGTGCTGACCATCCTGCGCCAGGGCGAGGAATCGTCCGAGTTCCGCGATTCGCTGCGCTTCGTCAACGACTTCATTGCCAGCACGCGCCCCGCGCGCTCGCTGGACGAGCGCCGCACGCTGCGCCAGATGCTTCCGGGCATCGAGCGCTCGCTGCGCCGCGGCTTGGCTAACGTGGCGTTCCAGGAAAGCGACATCGAGCGCCTGCTTGCCCAGCTGCATACCTACTATCGGCATCAGCTCGGGGAACAGGTGGCGGCCGCGGACGTGCAGGCCGTCGAGGAACCCACCGCCCTGCCCATCCCGGAAAGCATCCAGCCCATCGCCGAAAGCGAGGCCATGCTGGCATCGGATGAGCCGGAAGCCGCGCAGGAAACAGACATTCCCGAGCTGCATGTCGTGCAGGAGCTGAAGCCGGGCATCTGGCTGGAATTCACCACGGAAGGCGACACCATCGAGCGCGCCAAGCTCTCTTGGATCAGCCCCATGAGCGGCCGCTATCTGTTCGTGAACCGCCGTGGCCTCAAGGTCGCCGATTACTCGCCGCATGAACTCGCGCGGGAAATCGCGGGCGGTCGGGCCCGCATCCTCGAGTCGACCGCCTTGTTCGATCGCGCATTGGATGCCATCGTAGGCCGACTGAGCCAACCCGCCGCCTCCGCATGA
- the nadC gene encoding carboxylating nicotinate-nucleotide diphosphorylase, translating to MTSNPPITPPPADLVLADVERAFAEDIGAGDATADLLPAGASAKATLTCREEAVIAGTAWFDACFRKLDPSVRIHWQAKDGARVAPGSVICQLEGQARALVSAERSALNFLQLLSGTATMTAAYVAAVTGTTVRVLDTRKTVPGLRLAQKYAVRCGGGHNHRIGLYDAILVKENHIIAAGSIANAVDAARRLHPKLLLEVEVENLDELQQALNAGVDRIMLDNFTIPLMREAVAITAGRVSLEISGNVDLSTIRAYAETGVDFISVGALTKHVHAVDLSLRLQFA from the coding sequence ATGACCTCCAACCCGCCGATCACCCCGCCGCCGGCCGACCTGGTGCTGGCGGATGTCGAACGCGCTTTCGCCGAGGACATCGGCGCAGGCGATGCCACCGCCGACCTTCTGCCCGCCGGCGCCTCCGCGAAAGCCACGCTGACTTGCCGCGAGGAAGCCGTCATTGCCGGCACCGCGTGGTTCGACGCCTGCTTCCGGAAGCTCGATCCCAGCGTCCGCATTCATTGGCAGGCCAAAGACGGCGCACGCGTCGCGCCCGGGTCCGTCATCTGCCAGCTCGAGGGTCAAGCTCGCGCCTTGGTCAGCGCGGAGCGTTCGGCGCTCAATTTCCTGCAGTTGCTTTCCGGCACGGCCACCATGACCGCGGCCTATGTAGCGGCGGTCACCGGCACGACTGTTCGCGTGCTCGATACCCGCAAGACCGTGCCTGGGCTGCGCCTGGCGCAAAAGTATGCGGTGCGCTGCGGCGGTGGCCACAACCACCGTATCGGGCTTTACGACGCCATCCTGGTCAAGGAAAACCACATCATCGCGGCAGGCAGTATCGCCAACGCGGTCGATGCCGCACGCCGGCTCCATCCGAAACTGCTGCTGGAAGTGGAAGTGGAGAATCTGGACGAGCTGCAGCAAGCGCTCAATGCCGGCGTGGACCGCATCATGCTGGACAACTTCACCATTCCGCTCATGCGCGAAGCCGTGGCGATCACGGCGGGGCGCGTGTCGCTGGAGATTTCCGGCAATGTGGATCTCTCCACCATTCGCGCATATGCCGAGACCGGCGTGGACTTCATCTCCGTCGGCGCACTGACCAAGCACGTGCACGCTGTGGATCTCTCCCTGCGCCTCCAGTTCGCCTGA
- a CDS encoding DUF3301 domain-containing protein — protein MDRFTDPLLLLGLLAVVAIWLKLSRSRELAIAEARRQCERHGLQLLDETVGLRSIGLRRLDGERVLERSYSFEVSIDGDDREPGRLWFAHGRLTGLSLPTIETRIPDNPDDATDAGNVVPLRPRLGGRKSGDTHLH, from the coding sequence ATGGACCGATTCACCGACCCGCTCCTGCTACTCGGCCTGCTGGCCGTCGTCGCTATATGGTTGAAGCTCAGCCGCTCACGCGAACTGGCCATCGCCGAGGCTCGCCGGCAATGCGAACGGCATGGCCTGCAGCTGCTGGATGAAACGGTCGGCCTGCGCAGTATCGGGCTGCGCCGACTGGACGGCGAGCGGGTTCTCGAGCGCAGCTATAGCTTCGAAGTCAGCATCGATGGCGACGACCGTGAGCCGGGTCGCCTATGGTTCGCCCACGGCCGGCTCACCGGCCTGAGCCTGCCGACCATCGAGACCCGCATACCCGACAACCCCGACGACGCCACGGATGCGGGCAACGTCGTTCCTCTGCGCCCTCGCCTGGGCGGCAGGAAATCGGGCGATACGCATCTGCACTGA
- a CDS encoding ClpXP protease specificity-enhancing factor, with protein MTSNRPYLLRAIYDWITDNNLTPYILVDAAREGVRVPPQVVKNGQVVLNLAMRAVANLDLGNEWISFQARFSGVSHSILIPVNAVLALYAQENGQGMMFPADEGGDPPSPPEPPSDDTPSADGADAGEKPRKGAPFLRVVK; from the coding sequence ATGACCTCCAATCGCCCGTACTTGCTGCGGGCGATCTACGACTGGATCACCGACAACAACCTCACGCCCTACATCCTGGTGGACGCCGCGCGCGAAGGCGTGCGCGTGCCGCCGCAGGTGGTGAAGAACGGGCAGGTGGTGCTGAACCTGGCCATGCGCGCGGTGGCGAACCTGGACCTCGGCAACGAGTGGATCAGTTTCCAGGCGCGGTTTTCGGGCGTCAGCCATTCGATCCTGATCCCCGTCAATGCCGTGCTGGCGCTTTATGCCCAGGAGAATGGGCAGGGCATGATGTTTCCGGCCGACGAAGGCGGCGATCCCCCCTCTCCGCCGGAACCGCCGTCGGATGACACGCCTTCCGCCGATGGAGCCGACGCGGGCGAGAAGCCGCGCAAGGGTGCACCGTTCCTGCGCGTGGTGAAGTAG
- a CDS encoding glutathione S-transferase N-terminal domain-containing protein, protein MVQSARSRSVLTLYSTADDIQCHRTRLVLAAKGVSYDRVIVDPSKPPEDLLDLNPYGSTPTLVDRDLTLYGTSVVCEYLDERYPHPPLMPIDPLSRARLRLASLRIELDWLPEVNTIRAGGRPADAARKRLREHLLTSLPLFKASKFFLNPEMSLADCLVAPVVWRLPWLGVDLGREGKPVLDYGERLFHSQGFARSMTPEEKAMRP, encoded by the coding sequence ATGGTTCAAAGCGCACGTTCGCGATCCGTACTGACCCTGTACTCGACCGCGGATGACATCCAGTGTCACCGCACCCGTCTGGTGCTGGCGGCGAAGGGTGTCAGCTACGACAGGGTAATCGTCGATCCGAGCAAGCCGCCGGAGGATCTGCTGGATCTGAACCCGTACGGCTCCACGCCCACGCTGGTCGATCGCGACCTCACGCTCTACGGTACTTCGGTGGTCTGCGAGTACCTGGACGAGCGTTATCCTCATCCGCCGCTGATGCCGATCGATCCGCTTTCGCGTGCCCGCCTGCGTCTGGCGTCGCTGCGCATCGAGCTGGACTGGCTACCCGAGGTGAATACCATCCGTGCCGGCGGTCGGCCCGCGGATGCCGCGCGCAAGCGTTTGCGGGAACACCTGCTGACATCGCTGCCGCTGTTCAAGGCGTCAAAGTTCTTTCTGAACCCGGAAATGAGCCTCGCCGATTGCCTGGTGGCTCCCGTGGTCTGGCGCCTGCCGTGGCTTGGCGTGGACCTGGGACGCGAGGGCAAGCCGGTGCTGGATTATGGCGAGCGCCTATTCCATAGCCAGGGATTTGCGCGCAGTATGACCCCGGAAGAAAAGGCCATGCGCCCCTGA
- a CDS encoding cytochrome c1: MKRYISSIALAVGLLAGTTTTTVLASEEGSLPSAGTNVHDQAALQRGAKLFFNYCVGCHSLKFVRYSRVAEDLGLSEKDVMDNLNFTGAKFGDSVVSHMPEDAAASFFGKAPPDLSLEVRAKGADWVYGYLNSFYLDPTRPVGWNNTVFPNASMPNPLWELQGLQTAVMKKADGEETVEKLELAHPGKLTPAEFQQATRDLTTFLEYVAEPAALQRQRYGIWVLLFLAGFTLLAYALKKEYWKDVH; the protein is encoded by the coding sequence ATGAAGCGCTATATCTCCTCGATTGCCCTTGCGGTCGGCCTGCTGGCCGGCACCACCACCACCACGGTCCTGGCGTCGGAAGAGGGCTCGCTGCCGTCGGCCGGCACCAACGTGCACGATCAGGCTGCCCTGCAGCGTGGCGCCAAGCTGTTCTTCAACTACTGCGTGGGCTGCCACTCGCTGAAGTTCGTGCGTTATTCCCGCGTGGCCGAAGACCTCGGCCTCAGCGAGAAGGACGTGATGGACAACCTGAACTTCACGGGCGCGAAGTTCGGTGATTCCGTGGTGTCGCACATGCCGGAAGACGCTGCGGCGTCGTTCTTCGGCAAGGCCCCGCCGGATCTCTCGCTGGAAGTGCGCGCCAAAGGCGCGGACTGGGTCTATGGCTATCTGAACTCGTTCTACCTGGACCCGACCCGTCCGGTGGGCTGGAACAACACGGTGTTCCCGAACGCCTCCATGCCCAACCCGCTCTGGGAACTGCAGGGATTGCAGACCGCGGTGATGAAGAAGGCCGACGGCGAGGAGACGGTCGAGAAGCTCGAGCTTGCGCATCCGGGCAAGCTCACGCCGGCCGAGTTCCAGCAGGCCACCCGTGACCTGACCACTTTCCTGGAGTACGTTGCGGAGCCGGCGGCCCTGCAGCGGCAGCGCTATGGCATCTGGGTGCTGCTGTTCCTGGCCGGTTTCACGCTGCTGGCGTACGCGCTCAAGAAGGAATATTGGAAGGACGTCCACTGA
- a CDS encoding cytochrome bc complex cytochrome b subunit, translating to MATLFSRIGDWVNERAPNLAPTYRKHMTEYYAPKNFNLWYYFGSLALLVLVNQIVTGIFLTMNYKTSAAEAFASVEYIMRDVEWGWLIRYMHSTGASLFFVVVFLHMFRGLMYGSYQKPRELVWLLGMLIFLVLMAEAFMGYVLPWGNMSFWGAKVIISLFGTIPVIGNSLVEWIMGDYLPADATLNRFFALHVIALPLVLLLLVVLHLAALHEVGSNNPDGVEIKKGPKGNRWNPEKPADGIPFHPYYTVKDLVGVGFFLLIAAFIIFFAPTFGGWFLEHDNFVPANNLVTPTHIKPVWYFTPFYAILRMIPSFFSTAIWGVLGMFGAIVLLFLLPWIDAGKVRSIRYRGTGFKVALGLFVVSFIALGAVGAGVVAEVIPAWFGSHTDVTFWENSFGRVMTLIYFGYFVFLWIYTRGGREKTKPVPERVVYDHD from the coding sequence ATGGCTACCCTGTTCTCGCGCATCGGCGATTGGGTCAATGAGCGCGCGCCGAACTTGGCGCCGACCTATCGCAAGCACATGACCGAGTACTACGCGCCGAAGAATTTCAATCTTTGGTACTACTTCGGTTCGCTCGCCCTGCTGGTGCTGGTCAACCAGATCGTCACCGGCATCTTCCTCACCATGAACTACAAGACCAGCGCCGCGGAAGCGTTCGCCTCGGTCGAGTACATCATGCGCGACGTGGAGTGGGGCTGGCTGATCCGCTACATGCACTCCACGGGTGCCTCGCTGTTCTTCGTGGTGGTGTTCCTGCACATGTTCCGCGGCCTGATGTACGGCTCATACCAGAAGCCGCGCGAACTGGTGTGGCTGCTGGGCATGCTGATCTTCCTGGTGCTGATGGCCGAGGCCTTCATGGGCTACGTGCTGCCGTGGGGCAACATGTCGTTCTGGGGCGCCAAGGTGATCATCTCGCTGTTCGGCACCATTCCCGTGATCGGCAACTCCCTGGTGGAGTGGATCATGGGCGATTACCTGCCGGCCGATGCCACGCTCAACCGTTTCTTCGCGCTGCACGTGATCGCGCTGCCGCTGGTGCTGCTGCTGCTGGTGGTGCTGCATCTGGCCGCGCTGCATGAAGTGGGTTCGAACAACCCGGATGGCGTGGAGATCAAGAAGGGTCCCAAGGGCAACCGCTGGAATCCCGAGAAGCCGGCCGACGGCATTCCCTTCCATCCGTACTACACGGTGAAGGACCTGGTCGGCGTCGGCTTCTTCCTGCTCATTGCGGCCTTCATCATCTTCTTCGCGCCGACCTTCGGCGGCTGGTTCCTCGAGCACGACAACTTCGTGCCGGCGAACAACCTGGTGACGCCCACCCACATCAAGCCGGTGTGGTACTTCACTCCCTTCTACGCGATTCTGCGCATGATCCCGTCGTTCTTCAGCACGGCGATCTGGGGCGTGCTGGGCATGTTCGGGGCGATCGTCTTGCTCTTCCTGCTGCCTTGGATCGATGCCGGCAAGGTGCGCTCGATCCGCTATCGCGGCACGGGCTTCAAGGTGGCGCTGGGCCTGTTCGTGGTCTCCTTCATCGCGCTCGGTGCCGTCGGTGCGGGCGTCGTCGCGGAGGTCATCCCGGCCTGGTTCGGCAGCCATACCGACGTGACCTTCTGGGAGAACTCGTTCGGCCGTGTGATGACGCTGATCTACTTCGGCTACTTCGTGTTCTTGTGGATCTACACGCGCGGTGGCCGCGAGAAGACCAAGCCGGTACCGGAGCGGGTGGTGTATGACCATGACTAA
- the petA gene encoding ubiquinol-cytochrome c reductase iron-sulfur subunit — protein sequence MANEVVDHGRRRFLTATTAVVGGAGVIAAAVPFIKSWEPSARAKSAGAPVTVDISKIEAGQKVTYPWRGLPVFVVNRTKEQLDALPGQDGRLVDAKSSGSSAEQQPKYAQNETRSIKPEWLVMVALCTHLGCVPDFVPVMKPEPFDPEWKGGFYCPCHKSRYDMAGRVYAGVPAPKNMLIPPYHFVDDTHIQIGVDPKEAG from the coding sequence ATGGCGAACGAAGTCGTCGATCATGGCCGCCGACGGTTCCTTACAGCGACCACGGCGGTGGTTGGTGGAGCAGGAGTCATCGCGGCAGCCGTGCCCTTCATCAAGTCGTGGGAGCCCAGCGCAAGAGCCAAATCCGCCGGTGCTCCTGTCACGGTCGACATCAGCAAAATCGAGGCGGGTCAGAAGGTGACCTACCCCTGGCGTGGCCTCCCGGTCTTCGTGGTGAACCGCACCAAGGAACAGCTCGATGCCCTGCCGGGTCAGGACGGGCGTCTGGTCGACGCCAAGTCCAGCGGCAGCTCGGCGGAGCAGCAGCCCAAGTACGCGCAGAACGAAACGCGCTCGATCAAGCCGGAGTGGCTGGTCATGGTGGCCCTGTGCACCCATCTCGGCTGCGTGCCGGACTTCGTGCCGGTGATGAAGCCCGAGCCGTTCGATCCGGAGTGGAAGGGCGGTTTCTACTGCCCCTGCCACAAGTCGCGCTACGACATGGCCGGCCGTGTCTACGCCGGCGTTCCCGCGCCTAAGAACATGCTCATCCCCCCGTACCACTTCGTGGATGACACGCACATCCAGATTGGCGTGGATCCGAAGGAGGCCGGCTGA